A region from the Naumannella halotolerans genome encodes:
- the pgi gene encoding glucose-6-phosphate isomerase — translation MSAPVDPTAASAWSSLRRLADSFTPDLRGWFDSEPERVDLYTFDAADLHVDLSKSYLTAEVLAALFALVTDTDIVSRRDAMFAGDRINVTEDRAVLHTALRLPKGAALEIDGRDVVADVHAELDKMYAFADQVRSGEWVGASGKRIETVVNIGIGGSDLGPVMVYEALLPYKQQGLECRFVSNIDPTDLWEKTHDLDPETTLFIIASKTFTTLETMTNARLAKKWLLDGLAGAGVINDAEQQAEAIAKHFVAVSTALDLVADFGIDPANAFGFWDWVGGRYSVDSVIGTSVCVAIGPERFAEFLSGFHAIDEHFRTTAVEQNVPMIMGLLNVWYNNFLDAQSHAVLPYAQYLHRFPAYLQQLTMESNGKSVRWDSSPVTTQTGEVFWGEPGTNGQHAFYQLLHQGTKLIPADFIAVANSAHPLTDGDADVHDLLMSNFFAQTAALAWGKTEEEVRAEGTAEEIVGARVFPGNRPTAAILAPELSPKIVGELIALYEHITFVEGAIWGIDSFDQWGVELGKVLAKQLAPAVSGDEAALEQADPSTRAQIEWYRAHRTS, via the coding sequence ATGAGCGCACCGGTAGATCCCACAGCAGCCTCGGCCTGGTCCAGCCTTCGCCGGCTGGCGGACAGCTTCACCCCCGACCTGCGCGGCTGGTTCGACAGTGAACCCGAACGGGTCGACCTCTACACCTTCGACGCCGCCGACCTGCACGTGGACCTGTCGAAGTCCTACCTCACCGCCGAGGTGCTGGCGGCGCTGTTCGCGCTCGTCACCGACACCGACATCGTGTCCCGCCGCGACGCGATGTTCGCCGGGGACCGGATCAACGTCACCGAGGACCGGGCGGTGCTGCACACCGCACTGCGGTTGCCGAAGGGTGCCGCCCTGGAGATCGACGGCCGCGACGTGGTGGCCGATGTGCACGCCGAGCTGGACAAGATGTACGCCTTCGCCGACCAGGTACGCAGCGGCGAGTGGGTCGGTGCCAGCGGCAAGCGGATCGAGACCGTGGTGAATATCGGCATCGGCGGTTCCGACCTCGGTCCGGTGATGGTCTACGAGGCCCTGCTGCCGTACAAGCAGCAGGGATTGGAGTGCCGCTTCGTCTCGAACATCGATCCGACCGATCTGTGGGAGAAGACCCACGACCTGGATCCCGAGACCACCTTGTTCATCATCGCCTCGAAGACCTTCACCACCTTGGAGACGATGACCAATGCCCGGCTGGCCAAGAAATGGCTGCTCGACGGGCTGGCCGGAGCCGGGGTGATCAACGACGCCGAGCAGCAGGCCGAGGCGATCGCCAAGCACTTCGTCGCCGTCTCCACCGCTCTTGATCTTGTCGCCGACTTCGGTATCGACCCGGCGAACGCCTTCGGCTTCTGGGACTGGGTGGGGGGCCGCTACTCGGTCGACTCGGTGATCGGTACGAGCGTCTGCGTGGCCATCGGCCCGGAGCGGTTCGCCGAGTTCCTCTCCGGTTTCCATGCGATCGACGAGCACTTCCGTACCACCGCGGTGGAGCAGAACGTACCGATGATCATGGGCCTGCTGAACGTCTGGTACAACAACTTCCTGGACGCCCAGTCGCATGCGGTGCTGCCCTATGCGCAGTACCTGCACCGATTCCCGGCCTATCTGCAGCAGCTCACGATGGAGTCGAACGGCAAATCGGTGCGGTGGGATTCCAGCCCCGTCACCACCCAGACAGGCGAGGTGTTCTGGGGTGAGCCGGGTACGAACGGACAGCATGCCTTCTACCAGCTCCTGCACCAGGGGACGAAGCTGATCCCGGCCGACTTCATCGCGGTCGCCAACTCGGCGCATCCGCTGACCGATGGTGATGCCGATGTGCATGACCTGCTGATGAGCAACTTCTTCGCCCAGACCGCGGCCTTGGCCTGGGGCAAGACCGAGGAAGAGGTACGGGCCGAGGGCACCGCGGAGGAGATCGTCGGCGCCCGGGTGTTCCCGGGCAACCGGCCGACCGCGGCGATCCTGGCCCCCGAACTGTCACCGAAGATCGTCGGTGAGCTGATCGCCCTTTATGAGCACATCACCTTCGTCGAAGGTGCGATCTGGGGGATCGACTCCTTCGACCAGTGGGGTGTCGAACTGGGTAAGGTGCTGGCCAAGCAGTTGGCGCCGGCGGTCAGCGGGGACGAGGCGGCGCTGGAGCAGGCCGACCCGAGCACCCGCGCACAGATCGAGTGGTACCGCGCGCACCGAACGAGCTGA
- a CDS encoding glycosyltransferase translates to MHIEDRPLRLAYVSMHTSPDDRPGSGDAGGMNVVELHQAYALAELGHNVELITRRSGADQRELLELRPGVTLRRVTAGPAEPVAKSRQNELIGVFSEQLDAIADTGWDLIHSQHWMSGVAALPVARRLGIPHVQSFHSVAALPGASLAAGEPPESPDRIAGESKIARESDLVIAVSGNEANTIISRCGAAPARTVIVRPGVDTEMFGPDGELFDWATIGVREVPSTGVAVFAARLQPLKGADLAIRAIARMPSQLRPRLVLAGDTSADHQGYADDLVSLIAEERLAGQVVFTGPQERVDLARMLRSATVTMVPSYSETFGLIALESLASGTPVAIWAGAGGLNEVVDDDSGLVFGDRDPEHWARGLAALLADSDRYRAMVASGLHRAGRFTWPGAAQRLTAAYRHLLGWGHT, encoded by the coding sequence GTGCACATCGAGGACAGACCGCTGCGCCTGGCGTACGTGTCGATGCACACCTCGCCCGATGATCGGCCCGGGTCCGGTGATGCCGGCGGGATGAACGTGGTCGAGCTGCATCAGGCCTATGCCTTGGCCGAGCTGGGCCACAACGTCGAGCTGATCACCCGCCGCAGCGGGGCCGACCAGCGGGAGCTGTTGGAGCTGCGACCCGGGGTGACCCTGCGTCGGGTGACGGCCGGGCCGGCCGAACCGGTGGCGAAGTCCCGGCAGAACGAGTTGATCGGGGTGTTCTCCGAGCAGCTGGACGCGATCGCCGACACCGGATGGGACCTGATCCATTCCCAGCACTGGATGTCCGGGGTGGCCGCGCTCCCGGTGGCGCGCCGGCTCGGGATCCCGCATGTGCAGAGTTTCCATTCGGTGGCGGCACTGCCCGGTGCGTCGTTGGCTGCCGGCGAACCCCCCGAATCACCGGACCGGATCGCCGGGGAGTCGAAGATCGCCCGCGAATCGGATCTGGTGATCGCGGTCAGCGGGAACGAGGCGAACACGATCATCAGTCGCTGTGGTGCTGCCCCGGCTCGGACGGTGATCGTCCGGCCCGGTGTGGACACGGAGATGTTCGGTCCCGATGGTGAGCTTTTCGACTGGGCGACGATCGGGGTGAGGGAGGTCCCGTCGACCGGGGTGGCGGTCTTCGCCGCCCGGTTGCAACCGCTGAAGGGCGCAGATCTCGCCATCCGTGCCATCGCCCGGATGCCGTCGCAGCTGCGGCCGCGGTTGGTGCTGGCCGGGGACACCTCGGCCGATCATCAGGGTTATGCCGATGACCTGGTCTCGTTGATCGCGGAGGAACGGCTGGCCGGGCAGGTGGTGTTCACCGGTCCGCAGGAGCGGGTCGATCTGGCCCGGATGCTCCGGTCGGCGACGGTGACCATGGTGCCGTCGTATTCGGAGACTTTCGGGCTGATCGCCTTGGAGTCCTTGGCCAGTGGCACCCCGGTCGCCATCTGGGCCGGTGCGGGTGGACTGAACGAGGTCGTCGACGACGACTCCGGACTGGTCTTCGGTGACCGTGATCCGGAGCACTGGGCGCGCGGCCTGGCGGCGTTGTTGGCCGACAGTGACCGCTATCGGGCGATGGTGGCCAGCGGGTTGCATCGGGCCGGTCGATTCACCTGGCCCGGGGCGGCACAACGGTTGACCGCGGCCTATCGACATCTTCTGGGATGGGGACATACATGA
- a CDS encoding non-heme iron oxygenase ferredoxin subunit: protein MNAAGSAQAQPVKVAEIDDVEPGSTMLIEAAVAGTEDDIALIRDEDGTYYALDDTCSHEVASLSDGWVEEGAIECPMHASQFNLKTGWPMCLPATKPVRTHAVEIRDAEVWLVPSLDSPAS, encoded by the coding sequence ATGAATGCAGCCGGGAGTGCACAGGCGCAGCCAGTGAAGGTCGCCGAGATCGATGACGTCGAACCCGGTTCGACGATGCTGATCGAGGCGGCGGTGGCGGGTACCGAGGACGACATCGCCCTGATCCGGGATGAGGACGGTACGTACTACGCGCTGGACGACACCTGCAGCCACGAGGTCGCCTCGCTGTCCGACGGCTGGGTGGAGGAGGGGGCGATCGAGTGTCCGATGCACGCCTCCCAGTTCAATCTGAAGACCGGGTGGCCGATGTGCCTGCCGGCGACCAAGCCCGTGCGTACCCATGCGGTGGAGATCCGGGACGCAGAGGTATGGCTGGTGCCCTCCCTGGATTCACCCGCTTCCTGA
- a CDS encoding esterase-like activity of phytase family protein gives MTAVLQRRPLAIALTGLLACSFIAVPAQADPAQRLYHRTATYPVHQNAPAGEDPGTETVAEISSVSEDGRTLVYTDATAKRIGFLDITDPAAPQGLGTLSLADLGHADDQPTSVAVHGDYVLVVIDETGGDFTDPQGRVDVVRLSDRTPVASIDLQGQPDSIAISPDGAWAAIAIENQRDEEATPDGGEEGDLPQLPAGFVQTIELGGDPTDWSAVPVPLTADDGSALPELADLNTPTDPEPEYVTFNEDNQLAVTLQENNGVVVIDFPRREISSAFSAGTVSVDGIDTVNDGRIDQTGSITDVPREPDAIGWVGNDQLVTANEGDWLGGSRGWTVFGAGTGEVTWDAGNSFEQLAVRYGLHLEDRADKKGPEPEGLAITEIDGVPHALVASERSNFVAVYDLTDPASPQFRQLLFATNGPEGILPIPGRDLLAVSSEVDEADNAIRASVSLYELGEGPDSQPSIVSADDAQGSPIGWSALGALSADPGDPERLYAAADSALSPATVFGIDVTQNPAVIDSSLQVTEDGDSVDLDIEGLWARPEGGFWLADEGETGAENALIRTDAEGAILDRVGLPGEVADHLGSQGLEGVTGNVEDGHEVLYVAVQRPLVDDPGAEEPSLGEDGNHSRIGRYDVTTGQWSWLLYPLEETDTAGDWIGVSEITMIDDDTVAVIERDKLNGPQAKIKRIYAVEVPESAGEGTAVPVEKTLAHDVLPDLQATNGWVQEKLEGLTIGADGDVRVVTDNDATDGASGETVLLNLGSATEMFGSEPTPKPTTEPSPSEEPSPTGDPGPTREPSSPSLSGGSTSTAAPGGSLADTGAALGPVALIVAVVLTLAGGGVLLLRRRG, from the coding sequence ATGACTGCTGTCCTCCAGCGGCGTCCGCTGGCGATCGCTCTCACCGGCCTGCTGGCCTGTTCCTTCATCGCCGTTCCGGCTCAGGCCGATCCGGCGCAGAGGCTGTACCACCGGACCGCGACCTATCCGGTCCACCAGAACGCCCCGGCGGGGGAGGACCCGGGCACCGAGACGGTGGCCGAGATCAGCTCGGTCAGTGAGGACGGCCGGACGCTGGTCTACACCGACGCCACCGCGAAGCGGATCGGTTTCCTCGACATCACCGATCCCGCAGCACCGCAGGGGCTGGGCACCTTGTCCCTGGCCGACCTCGGGCACGCCGATGACCAGCCGACCTCGGTCGCGGTGCACGGCGACTATGTGCTGGTGGTGATCGACGAGACCGGTGGCGACTTCACCGACCCGCAGGGCCGGGTCGACGTGGTACGGCTGTCCGATCGCACGCCGGTCGCCAGCATCGACCTGCAGGGTCAGCCGGACAGCATCGCCATCTCCCCCGACGGCGCCTGGGCGGCGATCGCGATCGAGAACCAGCGCGACGAGGAGGCGACCCCCGACGGTGGTGAGGAGGGTGACCTGCCGCAGCTGCCGGCCGGGTTCGTGCAGACGATCGAACTGGGCGGCGACCCGACGGACTGGTCGGCGGTCCCCGTACCGCTGACCGCCGACGACGGCAGCGCACTGCCCGAGCTGGCCGACCTCAACACCCCCACCGACCCCGAACCCGAGTACGTCACCTTCAACGAGGACAACCAGCTCGCGGTCACCCTGCAGGAGAACAACGGTGTGGTCGTGATCGACTTCCCCCGCCGGGAGATCAGCAGCGCCTTCAGCGCCGGTACGGTCAGCGTCGACGGCATCGACACCGTCAACGACGGCCGGATCGACCAGACCGGATCGATCACCGACGTGCCCCGCGAACCCGATGCCATCGGCTGGGTCGGCAATGATCAGCTCGTCACCGCCAATGAGGGTGACTGGCTCGGCGGCAGCCGGGGCTGGACGGTCTTCGGTGCCGGCACCGGTGAGGTGACCTGGGATGCCGGCAACAGTTTCGAGCAGTTGGCCGTCCGGTACGGATTGCACCTGGAGGATCGCGCGGACAAGAAGGGACCGGAACCCGAAGGTCTGGCGATCACCGAGATCGACGGTGTACCGCATGCCCTGGTCGCCAGCGAGCGCAGCAACTTCGTCGCGGTCTACGACCTCACCGACCCTGCCTCCCCGCAGTTCCGGCAGCTCCTGTTCGCCACCAACGGGCCGGAGGGCATCCTGCCGATCCCCGGACGGGACCTGCTGGCGGTCTCCAGCGAGGTCGACGAGGCCGATAATGCGATCCGGGCATCGGTCAGTCTGTACGAGCTCGGCGAGGGACCGGACAGTCAGCCGAGCATCGTCTCGGCCGATGACGCGCAGGGATCGCCGATCGGCTGGTCCGCGCTGGGTGCGCTGAGTGCCGACCCGGGGGATCCGGAGCGCCTCTACGCCGCGGCCGACAGTGCGCTCTCACCGGCCACGGTCTTCGGTATCGACGTCACCCAGAACCCGGCGGTGATCGACTCCTCCTTGCAGGTCACCGAGGACGGCGACTCGGTCGACCTGGACATCGAAGGCCTGTGGGCGCGTCCCGAGGGAGGCTTCTGGCTGGCCGACGAGGGCGAGACCGGTGCCGAGAACGCGTTGATCCGTACCGATGCCGAGGGCGCGATCCTCGATCGGGTCGGACTGCCCGGTGAGGTCGCCGACCATCTCGGTTCGCAGGGGCTGGAGGGCGTCACCGGCAACGTCGAGGACGGGCACGAGGTGCTCTACGTCGCGGTGCAGCGGCCGCTGGTCGACGATCCCGGGGCCGAGGAGCCGAGTCTCGGGGAGGATGGCAACCACTCCCGGATCGGTCGTTACGACGTGACCACCGGGCAGTGGAGCTGGTTGTTGTACCCGCTGGAGGAGACCGACACCGCGGGTGACTGGATCGGGGTCTCCGAGATCACGATGATCGACGACGACACCGTCGCGGTGATCGAACGGGACAAGCTGAACGGCCCGCAGGCGAAGATCAAACGCATCTATGCCGTCGAGGTTCCCGAGTCGGCCGGTGAGGGGACGGCGGTACCGGTGGAGAAGACCCTGGCCCATGACGTCCTGCCCGATCTGCAGGCGACCAACGGCTGGGTGCAGGAGAAGTTGGAGGGGTTGACGATCGGCGCGGACGGTGACGTCCGGGTCGTCACCGACAACGATGCGACCGACGGCGCCTCGGGCGAGACGGTGTTGCTGAACCTGGGGTCAGCCACGGAGATGTTCGGTAGCGAACCGACGCCGAAGCCCACGACTGAGCCGAGTCCCAGCGAGGAACCGAGCCCGACCGGGGACCCGGGTCCCACTCGCGAGCCGAGCTCGCCCAGCCTGTCCGGTGGATCGACCTCGACCGCCGCACCGGGTGGTTCGTTGGCCGACACCGGTGCAGCACTGGGCCCGGTGGCGCTGATCGTCGCGGTCGTGTTGACGCTCGCCGGTGGTGGTGTGCTGCTGTTGCGTCGACGTGGCTGA
- a CDS encoding SH3 domain-containing protein, translated as MSNAPRRRLDAAEHTESAAEAVPARRAADPTPSFFEGVKAKLTSPFGRMSPQFGRQVVRITVPAVAALALAGTVGGGAALRSGALTAEPAAPVVAERMVGDQVSRSDERPEISPSPSAEPSAEESADSLPTPEKVEPVAAKAEVAKPKASGTRYATTAINVRSEPNTDSKTVGSLDAGEKVSITDTDKGGWQQIILSDEARWVKAEYLSKDKPETESESDSSGSSGGSSSGSSSSGSSAGSSNSGSGSGSSSAGTGGSCDRNLGSKSGLGSAASKTWDAVCANFPNVSTIGGTRGGSGSYHNSGQAIDVMTSGEAGWEIANWARSNASSLGVTEVIYSQKIWTTQRSGEGWRSMSDRGSSTANHFDHVHISTK; from the coding sequence TTGAGCAATGCACCACGACGTCGCCTGGACGCCGCCGAGCACACCGAGTCCGCCGCTGAGGCGGTTCCGGCGCGCCGCGCCGCCGACCCGACGCCCTCGTTCTTCGAGGGCGTGAAGGCGAAGCTGACTTCCCCCTTCGGTCGCATGTCCCCGCAGTTCGGCCGGCAGGTCGTCCGGATCACCGTGCCGGCGGTCGCCGCCCTGGCGCTGGCCGGGACCGTCGGCGGTGGCGCCGCGCTACGCAGCGGTGCCCTGACCGCCGAACCGGCTGCACCGGTCGTCGCGGAGCGGATGGTGGGCGATCAGGTCTCCCGCAGCGACGAGCGTCCGGAGATCTCGCCGAGCCCGTCTGCGGAGCCCTCGGCCGAGGAGTCGGCGGACTCCCTGCCCACCCCGGAGAAGGTGGAGCCGGTCGCTGCCAAGGCAGAGGTTGCGAAGCCGAAGGCCAGCGGCACCCGGTACGCCACCACGGCGATCAATGTCCGTTCCGAGCCGAACACCGACTCCAAGACCGTCGGGTCGCTGGATGCCGGTGAGAAGGTCTCGATCACCGACACCGACAAGGGGGGTTGGCAGCAGATCATCCTCTCCGACGAGGCGCGGTGGGTGAAGGCGGAGTATCTGAGCAAGGACAAGCCCGAGACCGAATCGGAGTCCGACTCCTCGGGTTCCTCGGGCGGCTCGTCCTCGGGATCCTCGTCCTCCGGGTCGTCGGCCGGTTCCTCGAACTCGGGGTCCGGCTCCGGGTCGTCCTCGGCCGGCACCGGCGGTAGCTGTGACCGCAATCTCGGTTCGAAGTCGGGCCTGGGTTCGGCGGCTTCCAAGACCTGGGATGCGGTCTGCGCGAACTTCCCGAACGTCTCCACCATCGGCGGCACCCGCGGCGGCAGCGGCAGCTACCACAACTCGGGCCAGGCCATCGATGTCATGACCAGTGGTGAGGCCGGCTGGGAGATCGCCAACTGGGCGCGGTCCAATGCCTCCAGCCTCGGCGTCACAGAGGTGATCTACTCGCAGAAGATCTGGACCACCCAGCGCAGCGGCGAGGGGTGGCGGTCGATGAGCGATCGCGGCAGCAGCACCGCGAACCACTTCGACCACGTGCACATCTCGACCAAGTGA
- a CDS encoding MFS transporter, giving the protein MPAQPSPEPSATPDSPNAGTHRAPLTWLVVAQLLSGIGIASGVAVGGVLAEQVAGTAAAAGSAQTASIIGAGLLALPLSTLASRYGRRGGLAAGFGLGALGAVLVLLATLGSQLWLLLLGMGLFGSATAAGLQSRYAAGELSRPQRRATAMSVVIWSTTVGSVIGPNLSQPGSDLGERLGIVAPGGPYLISAVVFVLAALVMLFGLPRVRPADAAPVRGHTIGALTAALREPGSRLGIVAVVTGHAMMVAVMVMTPVHMNHQGMSLVLVGLVISIHILGMYAASPLFGALTDRIGARWVIGLGAIMFVLAFVLGATAPESAGHHGAGNPWQLMVALSLLGLGWSACLIGGSSMIAGATTGSQGIRLQGAVDSAMSLIAAIGAALSGPVLAVWGYAGVNLLGAVVLLGLVAALIFSRSPRSIAEVRT; this is encoded by the coding sequence ATGCCCGCCCAGCCGTCACCGGAGCCGTCGGCCACCCCGGATTCGCCGAACGCGGGTACGCACCGGGCGCCGCTGACCTGGCTGGTGGTGGCGCAGTTGCTCTCCGGGATCGGTATCGCCTCCGGGGTGGCGGTCGGCGGAGTGCTCGCCGAACAGGTCGCCGGTACCGCCGCCGCAGCCGGCAGCGCCCAGACCGCCTCGATCATCGGTGCCGGACTGCTCGCCCTGCCCCTGTCCACCCTCGCCAGCCGGTACGGCCGCCGCGGCGGGCTTGCTGCCGGTTTCGGACTGGGGGCACTCGGTGCCGTCCTGGTGCTGCTCGCCACCCTCGGCAGCCAGCTCTGGCTGCTCCTGCTCGGAATGGGGCTGTTCGGCTCGGCGACCGCCGCCGGGTTGCAGTCCCGCTACGCCGCCGGTGAACTGTCCCGTCCCCAGCGGCGGGCCACGGCGATGTCGGTGGTGATCTGGTCGACCACCGTCGGCTCGGTGATCGGACCGAACCTGTCCCAACCCGGCAGTGATCTGGGTGAGCGTCTCGGCATCGTCGCGCCGGGCGGGCCGTACCTGATCTCGGCCGTGGTCTTCGTCCTGGCCGCACTGGTGATGTTGTTCGGGCTGCCGCGGGTCCGGCCCGCCGATGCCGCACCGGTCCGCGGCCACACCATCGGCGCCCTCACAGCCGCCCTGCGCGAGCCGGGCAGCCGGCTCGGGATCGTCGCCGTCGTCACCGGGCACGCGATGATGGTCGCGGTGATGGTGATGACCCCGGTGCACATGAACCATCAGGGCATGTCGCTGGTCCTGGTCGGCCTGGTGATCAGCATCCACATCCTCGGGATGTATGCCGCGAGCCCCCTGTTCGGCGCACTCACCGACCGGATCGGAGCCCGCTGGGTGATCGGGCTCGGCGCGATCATGTTCGTGCTCGCCTTCGTCCTCGGCGCCACCGCACCGGAATCCGCCGGCCACCACGGGGCCGGGAATCCATGGCAGCTGATGGTTGCCCTGAGCCTGCTCGGGCTCGGCTGGTCGGCCTGCCTGATCGGCGGCTCATCGATGATCGCCGGCGCCACCACGGGCAGTCAGGGGATCCGCCTGCAGGGCGCCGTGGACTCGGCCATGAGCCTGATCGCCGCGATCGGGGCCGCCCTGTCCGGGCCGGTGCTGGCGGTCTGGGGGTACGCCGGGGTCAACCTGCTCGGCGCAGTGGTGCTGCTCGGCCTGGTCGCGGCCCTGATCTTCTCCCGCTCACCGCGCAGCATCGCCGAGGTCCGGACCTGA
- a CDS encoding deoxyguanosinetriphosphate triphosphohydrolase family protein yields MSVPAQRRLQRARAESNHWKPLTPGTESEFRVDLERIRFAPSFARLAEVTQVVSADATPGVVHNRLSHSIKVTAVARAISVGLLRSAEPALIDRLGGLDHVVAQAGAVAHDLGHPPFGHLGEQVLDRIGREQFGLADGFEGNAQTWRLLTELEVHGPGTEGLNLTTATRAAVLKYPWGRDHYPSPHPSTWRERPRGAAHRPGEDGSAKFGAYTTDLAELIDVVEAMGLAPGRQSLECSAMDLADDIAYSIHDLEDFHRSGVLQHSPIAAEFSSWLEDRELPALTAAELSSRRGPGIGLESLRRRLADRDGWIFDDETFRQAVLEVKHGFVDTVLAYPFDGSMAAERVLSGFTTTWIDDLISAVRLLPDPPVRASAITLEPVGWHQVQILKFVHQQFVLHRPDLAMQQRGQASVIATLVRAFDDWLSDRHEVARAPRRLQDLVETAERGYRRVSRERPELLSGQAGEVEVARMARGRGIIDFVASLTDAQAVAQASRLTGGSGQLWTGGAL; encoded by the coding sequence ATGAGTGTTCCGGCACAGAGGCGCCTGCAACGGGCTCGGGCGGAGTCGAACCATTGGAAGCCGCTGACCCCGGGGACCGAGTCGGAGTTCCGGGTGGATCTGGAACGCATCCGGTTCGCGCCCAGCTTCGCCCGGCTCGCCGAGGTCACCCAGGTGGTGAGTGCCGATGCCACTCCCGGTGTGGTGCACAACCGGCTGAGCCATTCGATCAAGGTCACCGCGGTTGCCCGGGCGATCTCGGTGGGGTTGTTGCGCTCGGCCGAGCCTGCGCTGATCGACCGGCTCGGCGGGCTGGACCATGTGGTCGCCCAGGCCGGTGCGGTCGCCCACGACCTCGGCCATCCGCCGTTCGGGCACCTGGGGGAACAGGTGCTGGACCGGATCGGGCGCGAACAGTTCGGTCTGGCCGACGGTTTCGAGGGCAATGCGCAGACCTGGCGGTTGCTGACCGAGCTGGAAGTGCACGGCCCGGGCACCGAGGGACTGAACCTGACGACTGCCACCCGGGCGGCGGTACTCAAGTACCCGTGGGGCAGGGATCACTACCCCTCTCCGCATCCCTCGACCTGGCGGGAACGTCCACGGGGTGCCGCGCACCGGCCGGGTGAGGACGGCTCGGCGAAGTTCGGTGCCTACACCACCGATCTGGCCGAGCTGATCGATGTGGTGGAGGCGATGGGCCTGGCACCGGGACGCCAGAGCTTGGAGTGCTCGGCGATGGATCTGGCCGATGACATCGCCTACTCGATCCACGACCTGGAGGATTTCCACCGTTCCGGTGTCCTGCAGCACTCCCCGATCGCGGCGGAGTTCAGCAGCTGGCTGGAGGATCGGGAACTGCCCGCACTGACCGCAGCCGAGCTGTCCTCCCGGCGCGGCCCGGGGATCGGGTTGGAGTCGCTTCGCCGCCGGCTGGCCGACCGCGACGGCTGGATCTTCGACGACGAGACCTTCCGGCAGGCCGTGCTGGAAGTGAAACACGGTTTCGTGGACACGGTCCTGGCGTACCCCTTCGACGGTTCGATGGCAGCCGAACGGGTGCTCTCGGGTTTCACCACCACCTGGATCGACGACCTGATCTCAGCGGTGCGGTTGCTGCCCGACCCCCCGGTACGAGCCTCGGCGATCACTTTGGAACCGGTCGGCTGGCATCAGGTCCAGATACTGAAGTTCGTCCACCAGCAGTTCGTCCTGCACCGCCCGGATCTGGCGATGCAGCAGCGCGGACAGGCCTCGGTGATCGCCACCTTGGTCCGCGCCTTCGACGATTGGTTGTCGGATCGCCATGAGGTGGCCCGGGCCCCGCGCCGGCTGCAGGATCTGGTGGAGACCGCCGAGCGGGGTTACCGACGGGTGAGCCGGGAGCGGCCCGAGTTGTTGTCCGGTCAGGCCGGTGAGGTGGAGGTCGCCCGGATGGCTCGGGGGCGCGGGATCATCGACTTCGTCGCCTCCTTGACCGATGCCCAGGCGGTCGCCCAGGCATCACGGCTGACCGGCGGCAGTGGCCAGTTGTGGACCGGTGGAGCGCTCTGA
- a CDS encoding PIG-L deacetylase family protein produces MSQQPSAGASMINRAEPFVGVQRVLFLHAHPDDETIATGALIAALNDAGVEVFLLTATRGEQGEIVAGSLPPELTGAELSAARGAELAAALDALGGVQHAYLGEPPARAESAPPRQYADSGMEWMPNGLAGPGPDSGPDALTSAAEEEVLADLRAMIDFAQPDLIITYDEIGGYGHPDHVRLHTAGLRAGREAGVPVAEILDSSQVGEGTHWFELDGYRDVLVEALRCHRSQLSVVGDHIVHVGGQPDEIRTRIGLRRID; encoded by the coding sequence ATGAGTCAGCAGCCATCGGCGGGTGCGTCGATGATCAACCGGGCCGAGCCGTTCGTCGGTGTGCAGCGGGTGCTCTTCCTGCATGCGCATCCCGATGACGAGACGATCGCCACCGGAGCCTTGATCGCCGCCCTGAACGATGCCGGGGTCGAGGTCTTCCTGCTCACCGCTACCCGGGGTGAACAGGGTGAGATCGTCGCCGGGTCATTGCCGCCGGAGCTGACCGGTGCGGAGTTGAGTGCGGCCCGCGGCGCCGAACTGGCAGCCGCACTGGATGCGCTCGGCGGAGTGCAACACGCCTATCTCGGCGAACCGCCCGCCCGCGCCGAATCGGCGCCACCACGGCAGTACGCCGATTCGGGTATGGAATGGATGCCGAACGGCCTGGCCGGCCCGGGACCGGACAGCGGACCGGATGCCTTGACCAGTGCCGCCGAGGAGGAGGTGCTGGCCGATCTGCGGGCCATGATCGACTTCGCCCAGCCGGATCTGATCATCACCTACGACGAGATCGGCGGGTACGGACATCCTGATCATGTCCGGTTGCACACCGCCGGGCTACGGGCCGGCCGTGAGGCCGGGGTGCCGGTGGCCGAGATCCTGGATTCGAGCCAGGTGGGGGAGGGGACTCACTGGTTCGAGTTGGACGGGTATCGCGATGTGCTGGTTGAGGCCTTGCGGTGTCACCGGAGCCAGCTCAGTGTCGTCGGTGATCACATCGTGCATGTGGGCGGGCAACCCGACGAGATCCGTACCCGGATCGGGTTGCGTCGGATCGACTGA